One window from the genome of Gammaproteobacteria bacterium encodes:
- a CDS encoding conserved hypothetical protein (Evidence 4 : Unknown function but conserved in other organisms) — MSEFSESPLDQATMLCESITRFNHAVQLRNEMHMRIGKRITFIIRVGMFSMAVVAVAFLLLVLVLSSKIHIMVNAMDIMNGHFTSMADNMNKMNTVIQDMDGNVGTMPTIVSEIQRMNVAMQTLHQSVATISGNLAAMTGNVGRMGGNVARMTSDFQRMDSSVSGIGYDVNTMSQPMKVFDSFRSMMPMSW; from the coding sequence ATGTCCGAATTCAGCGAATCTCCTCTTGACCAGGCAACGATGCTTTGTGAGAGTATCACCAGATTCAACCACGCTGTGCAATTACGTAATGAAATGCACATGCGGATTGGCAAACGCATTACATTTATTATTCGGGTGGGAATGTTTAGTATGGCGGTTGTGGCCGTGGCCTTCCTGCTGTTGGTCTTGGTTCTTTCTTCCAAAATACATATTATGGTAAATGCCATGGACATCATGAATGGTCACTTCACTTCCATGGCAGACAATATGAATAAGATGAACACGGTGATTCAAGATATGGATGGCAATGTCGGGACAATGCCCACTATTGTCTCGGAGATTCAACGGATGAATGTCGCAATGCAAACCCTCCATCAGAGTGTAGCCACCATCTCTGGTAACCTTGCAGCCATGACGGGAAATGTTGGGCGGATGGGTGGCAACGTAGCGCGGATGACCAGTGATTTCCAAAGGATGGATAGTTCGGTCTCTGGTATTGGTTATGATGTCAATACCATGTCGCAGCCCATGAAGGTATTTGACTCTTTCCGTTCCATGATGCCGATGTCTTGGTAA
- a CDS encoding conserved hypothetical protein (Evidence 4 : Unknown function but conserved in other organisms) produces MTTPQDPTQFIYDSMLRFEQEMITYSEAGRHIAKRTIRIVRSVIILLTIIAVIIFVLIGNLTNSMVYAIGNMVYMYERFGTMSGDMKNITKAVTSISNNVGGLPAIAKEMVAMDQAVVGMAGDVTAIKTNITRMDDTVLTLGMNVQEMASRFESLNHSVYVMRYNVNRMSSPLMGPRLP; encoded by the coding sequence ATGACTACGCCCCAGGATCCAACGCAATTCATCTACGATTCGATGCTGCGCTTTGAGCAGGAGATGATCACTTACAGCGAGGCGGGACGCCACATTGCCAAGCGTACTATTAGGATTGTACGTTCCGTCATTATTTTGTTAACTATCATCGCAGTAATTATCTTTGTCCTCATCGGCAATCTTACCAACAGTATGGTGTACGCTATTGGTAATATGGTCTACATGTACGAGCGTTTTGGCACTATGTCTGGGGATATGAAAAATATTACCAAGGCGGTTACCAGTATCAGCAATAATGTCGGAGGGCTCCCCGCCATTGCCAAAGAAATGGTTGCCATGGATCAGGCTGTTGTCGGAATGGCGGGGGATGTAACTGCGATAAAGACCAACATCACTCGCATGGATGATACGGTCTTAACATTAGGGATGAACGTCCAGGAGATGGCCTCTCGTTTCGAGAGTCTGAATCACTCGGTGTATGTAATGCGTTACAACGTCAATCGCATGAGTTCCCCGTTAATGGGGCCACGTCTTCCTTGA